One Glycine max cultivar Williams 82 chromosome 3, Glycine_max_v4.0, whole genome shotgun sequence DNA window includes the following coding sequences:
- the LOC100799522 gene encoding pollen-specific leucine-rich repeat extensin-like protein 2, with protein MDPTPSFHRRSSSSSSDRLLGPYPFSPSPSSAASSSAEELNEAELFWATDSSESEPQRPTPPPKSRLRNFDRPVDSGILVVLRETESRGGLFRGKSPVPTSSRMTIPSLPRPPAASPSADYLAQSAPSRKFQQSAPVKVPILLSASASRRKNADDFARVVDDDDDDEEMLPPHEIVARGSGVSPKTTFSVLEGVGRTLKGRDLRQVRNAVLRQTGFLD; from the coding sequence ATGGACCCCACACCCTCCTTCCACCGCcgatcctcctcctcctcctccgacCGCCTCCTCGGCCCCTACCCCTTCTCCCCCTCCCCCTCCTCCGCCGCCTCCTCCTCCGCCGAAGAACTCAACGAAGCCGAACTTTTTTGGGCCACCGATTCCTCTGAATCGGAACCCCAACGCCCAACGCCCCCACCAAAATCTCGCCTCCGCAACTTCGATCGCCCCGTGGATTCCGGAATACTCGTCGTGCTGAGGGAAACCGAATCCCGCGGCGGCCTGTTCCGCGGCAAGTCCCCCGTTCCGACCTCTTCGCGGATGACGATTCCGTCGCTTCCGAGGCCGCCGGCGGCGTCGCCGTCCGCCGATTACCTCGCGCAGTCCGCGCCTTCCAGAAAGTTCCAGCAATCGGCGCCCGTCAAGGTCCCGATTCTCCTCTCTGCCAGCGCCTCCAGGCGGAAAAACGCCGACGACTTCGCGCGCGTAGTCGACGACGACGACGATGACGAGGAGATGCTTCCGCCGCACGAAATCGTTGCGAGAGGCTCCGGCGTTTCACCCAAAACCACTTTCTCGGTGTTGGAAGGTGTCGGGAGAACGCTCAAAGGGAGGGATCTCCGTCAGGTTAGAAACGCCGTTTTGCGCCAAACCGGTTTTCTCGattga